One Setaria viridis chromosome 5, Setaria_viridis_v4.0, whole genome shotgun sequence genomic region harbors:
- the LOC117854763 gene encoding receptor-like serine/threonine-protein kinase At1g78530 encodes MIRTAPLIASRAGALFLPLFLSVLASGHSHACLPARPFSFFNLHRSISSMMPRPSLVALYVSICSVLFIASKMLISFLLYKKWARKKRIIDNSLAGGRMVIFRSGSGGNKALQSLSPKSFLGMLMGLSSKDVIGAGGYGTVYRLRVVGKAGGDGKAPCSLFAVKRLNRGSAEMDRGFERELDTMGDIKHRNIVPLCGYYAAPHFNLLIYELMPNGSLDALLHDSSSQERLSSWPSRYRIAVGVARGLSYLHHDCIPAVIHRDIKSSNILLDHAMEARLSDFGLATLLTGGPNATHVTTVVAGTFGYLAPEYFDTGRATTKGDVYSYGVVLLELLTGKRPTDESFLENGTRLVTWVKEAIEDKREDHAVDDALQLLPAHKDQVRLLFSVADKCLDSDPANRPTMAQVVKILEHQQGIDEDPSS; translated from the coding sequence ATGATCCGAACGGCCCCATTGATTGCAAGCCGGGCCGGGGccctttttcttcctctctttctttctgtcCTAGCTTCTGGCCATTCACATGCATGCCTGCCTGCCCGGccattttctttcttcaatcttCATCGATCAATCAGCTCGATGATGCCTCGGCCTAGCTTGGTGGCTCTGTACGTGAGCATCTGCTCCGTGCTGTTCATCGCCTCCAAGATGCTCATCTCCTTCCTGCTCTACAAGAAGTGGGCGCGCAAGAAGCGCATCATCGACAAcagcctcgccggcggcaggaTGGTCATCTTccgctccggcagcggcggcaacaAGGCGCTGCAGTCGCTGAGCCCCAAGTCGTTCCTGGGCATGCTCATGGGCCTCTCCAGCAAGGACGtcatcggcgccggcgggtaCGGCACCGTCTACCGGCTAAGGGTCGTGGgcaaggccggcggcgacggcaaggcGCCCTGCAGCTTGTTCGCCGTGAAGCGGCTCAACCGTGGCAGCGCCGAGATGGATCGCGGGTTCGAGCGCGAGCTGGACACCATGGGCGACATCAAGCACCGCAACATCGTGCCGCTGTGCGGATACTACGCGGCGCCCCACTTCAACCTGCTCATATACGAGCTCATGCCCAACGGCAGCCTCGACGCCCTGTTGCACGACTCCTCGAGCCAGGAGAGGCTCTCCAGCTGGCCATCCAGGTACCGGATCGCTGTGGGCGTCGCTCGCGGCCTCTCCTACCTCCACCACGACTGCATCCCGGCCGTGATCCACCGCGACATCAAGTCCAGCAACATCCTCCTCGACCACGCCATGGAGGCGCGCCTCTCCGACTTCGGCCTCGCCACCCTCCTCACCGGTGGCCCCAACGCCACCCACGTCaccaccgtcgtcgccggcaCCTTCGGCTACCTCGCGCCCGAGTACTTCGACACCGGCAGGGCCACCACCAAGGGCGACGTCTACAGCTacggcgtcgtcctcctcgagCTGCTCACCGGCAAGAGGCCCACCGACGAGTCCTTCCTCGAGAACGGCACCAGGCTCGTCACCTGGGTCAAGGAGGCCATCGAGGACAAGCGCGAGGACCACGCCGTCGACGACGCCCTCCAGCTGCTCCCCGCCCACAAGGACCAGGTCAGGCTGCTCTTCTCCGTCGCCGACAAGTGCCTTGACTCCGATCCCGCCAACAGACCAACCATGGCGCAGGTCGTCAAAATCCTCGAGCACCAACAAGGGATTGATGAAGATCCTAGTAGCTAG